Within Streptomyces roseirectus, the genomic segment CGGTCAGCATCGGCGCGATGGAGATGCCCAGCGACTGGAGCATCACGAGGAACCCGATCGCGAGGATCAGCACCCGCGTGATGTTCACGAAGATCGTCGCGGACCCGGCGACCCCCGGCCGGGACTGTGTGACCGTCTGCATGAGCCCCGCGACGACCCGCGCCACCGACACGGTCACCACGAAGATCAGCACGACGGTGAACGCCTGGTTCGCGGTCCGGTGCCACACCTTCGCCAGCGGCAGCACGGCCGCCGCCGACGCGACACCCCCGGCGACCGCCGCCCACGGCAGCACGCCCCGCAGCGCGGCGACCATCACGTCGTCCCCGCCCCACCTCGTCCGCTTCGCGTGCTTCGCCAGCCACAGCAGCAGCGACCGGGACACGAACGCCACCAGCAGCCCGGACGCCACCGCGATCCCGGCCACCACCGCGTCGTGCACGGTGAGTTCACGCGTCAGCATCCCTCACCTCCCGCCAACTCGCCCATAAGAGGCCGGATGTGAAATGTCGTCACCTGGTCACCTGCTCGATTCCGGGATGTGCTGACGCGCCCTCGACCGGAGCGCGACCATCCATCCTGCCGCATCCGGGAAGGACCTTTCGCAAGCCCTTTCGACGCGTCAGGATCCGCGCCCCGAGCGGGAGAAGAGCGCTGCCGACCCCAGAGGGAACGGGCGCGCCTCATATCACCTTGAACCGCACCAACGCCCCCAACGCCACCGCCCCCGGCACCAACGGCACCCACACCGTGATCACCCGGTACGTCAGCACCACAGCCGTCGTCAGCGCCAGCGGCCCGCCCGCCGCCACCAGCGCGATCACCAGCGCCGCCTCCACCGACCCGATCCCGCCCGGCGTCGGCACGAGCGCCACCGCGACGGTCGCCGCGAGATAGGCGAGCGCCATGTGCAGGGCCGGCACCGGCAGCTCCAACGCCCGCCCCACGGCGACGAGTCCGGCCGCCTGGAGCGCCGGGAACGCCAGGGAGCCGCCCCACAGTGCCAGCACCCGCCCGGGACACGTGTGCACGGACCGCGCCTCGGTGAGGGCGGCGCGCAGGAACGTCACGACGGGCGCGCGCAGCCGCCGTACGAGGCACAGGAGGCCCGCGACGACGGCCGCGCCCCCGGCGACGGCCGCGAGAAGCGGACCGGCGTCCGTGCCGGGCAGCAGCGCGCCCAGCCGCAGCGCGTCGGGGAAGGCGCACAGCAGCGCGGCCAGCAGGCCGACCCGGGCGACGCTCTCCGCGAGGAGGTACAGCGCGAGGGCCGCCGAGGACCGCGCGAGCGGCACCCCGCACACGGTCATGAACCGCAGGTTGACCGCGCCGGCGCCGAGCCCGGTCGGCAGCAGGTGGTTGGCGGCGCCGGCCGCGAACTGGGTGGCCAGCAGCCGCAGCCGGGGCAGCGGCTGCGACACCGCGCCCTGCCGGGTGACGGCGGCGGCGACCCAGGTCAGACAGGTCGCCCCGGCGGCGGCCAGCAGCCAGGGCCACTCGGCGTCGTGGAGGTGCCCGAAACCCTCGGCGAGGACGTCACGGTGGCGGACCGCGACGACGGCGACGAGGGCGACGGGCACGAGGCAGAGCAGTTGGCGCACGGGGACGCGCCGGGGAGCGATGAGGGGGACGGTCACGTCGTCAGAGGTTCTCCACGCCCGCACAACGCGGGGTTGCGGGCGCGCGGACGCCGTATGACGAACTCCCGTCACGCCCTTGACCTCAAGATTGGTCGAGGTCCTACGGTCGTCCCCATGAGCATGGAGACCACCGCGTGGGCGCAGTTGCAGAGCGCCATGAGCGCCAGGACCGGACACGGCAGACCCTTCGACCGCGAGACCCTGCGCCGCATCGGCGCGTTCGCCCGACCGCACCGCAGGAGGATCGCGCTGTTCGTCGCGCTCGGGATGGTGACCGCGCTGCTCGCGGTCGCCTCGCCCGTGCTCGCCGGACACGTCGTCGACACGATCGTGTCGCGCGGCGAGCCCTCCGTCGTCGTCCGCCTCGCCCTGCTCATCGCGGGCATCGCGATCCTGGAGGCCGGGCTCGGGGTGCTGGGGCGGCGGCTGTCGGCGACGCTGGGGGAGGGGCTGATCCTGGATCTGCGGACGGCCGTCTTCGACCACGTGCAGCGCATGCCGGTCGCGTTCTTCACGCGCACGCGCACGGGCGCGCTGGTATCCCGGCTGAACAACGACGTGATCGGCGCGCAGCGCGCGTTCAGCAACACCCTCTCCGGCGTCGTCAGCAACCTCGTCACCCTGGTCCTCACGCTCGCCGTCATGCTGACCCTGTCCTGGCAGGTCACGCTCCTCGCGCTGGCCCTGCTGCCGGTGTTCGTGATCCCGGCGCGGCGCATGGGCGCGCGGATGGCGGGCATGCAGCGCGAGGCCGCGACCCTCAACGCGGCGATGGGCACCCGCATGACCGAGCGGTTCTCCGCGCCCGGCGCCACCCTCGTCAAGCTCTTCGGCCGCCCCGAGGAGGAGTCCGCCCAGTTCGCCGAACGCGCGGCCCGCGTTCGGGACATCGGGGTGCGGACGGCGACCGCGCAGTCCGTCTTCATCACCGCCCTGACCCTGGTCTCGGCCCTCGCGCTGGCGCTGGTGTACGGGCTCGGCGGGCGGCTCGCGCTCGGCGGCACCCTGGAGCCCGGCGCCGTCGTCTCCCTCGCGCTGCTCCTGACCCGGCTGTACGCGCCGCTCACCTCGCTCGCGGGCGCGCGCGTGGAGGTGATGAGCGCGCTGGTGAGCTTCGAGCGCGTCTTCGAGATCCTGGACCTGAAGCCGCTGATCGAGCAGAAGCCGGACGCCGTCGACCTGCCGGCAGGACCGCTCTCCGTGGAGTTCGACGACGTCCGCTTCGGCTACCCCGCCGCCGACCGCGTCTCCCTCGCCTCCCTGGAGGAGGTCGCCGCCCTCGACACACGCGGCGGCGTCGAGGTCCTGCACGGCCTGACGTTCCGCGCGGAACCCGGCCGGACCGTCGCCCTCGTCGGTTCCTCCGGCGCCGGCAAGTCGACCGTCGCGCAGCTCCTGCCCCGCCTGTACGACGTCGACTCCGGCGCGGTGCGGATCGGTGGCGTGGACGTCCGTGACGTGAGCGCGCGCTCGCTCAGGGAGACCGTCGGCATGGTCACGCAGGACGGACACCTCTTCCACGACACCGTCCGCGCCAACCTCCTGCTCGCCGCCCCGCTCGCGACCGACGCCGAGCTGTGGGACGCGCTGCGCCGGGCCCGCCTTGAGGCGCTGGTCCACGACCTGCCCGACGGCCTCGACACCGTCGTCGGGGAACGCGGTTACCGGCTCTCCGGCGGGGAACGCCAGCGGCTCACCATCGCCCGCCTCCTGCTGGCCCGCCAGCGCGTCGTCATCCTCGACGAGGCGACGGCCCACCTGGACAACACGTCCGAGGCGGCCGTCCAGGAGGCGCTGACCGAGGCGCTGGCCGACCGCACCGCGCTGGTCATCGCGCACCGCCTCTCGACGGTCCGCGCGGCCGACCTGATCCTCGTCCTCGAAGCCGGCCGGATCGTCGAACAGGGCACGCACGAAGGGCTGCTGGCGGCCGAGGGACGGTACGCGCAGCTGTACCGGACGCAGTTCGAGGGACAGCAGGAGGATGAGGCGGAAGCGGACTGCTTCGCCTGCGAGGAGGCCGCGGTGTAGGGGGGGCAGGGGGGCGCGGGGCCCTCAGCACCCCACCCGGGCCCCGAACTCCCCTTCCTCCCAAGCCCCCTTGGCCACCACCTCCGCGCACACCTCCACCAGCCGGTCCACGTCCCGCGTGTTCGTCCCCACCCCCATCGACGCCCGCACCGCCCCCTGAGCCCGGACCGCGAGTTGGGCGAGGTACGCGTCGACGTCCGCCGGCGCACCCCGCAGCAGCGCCGCCCGCACCACCTCCGGGGTCATCCCGTTGGCCTCCTCGGCGACCCCGGGGTTGCAGAAGCAGCCGGTGCGCAGGCTGACGCGGGCGCCGGCGGCGGCCCGCTGGAGGAGCCGTTCGTCGAGCGGAGTGCCGTCCGGCCGCAGGAGGTTGAAGGCGACGGTGGGCCCCCGGCCGTCGGTGGTGAGGGGCCCGAGGACGCGGACGGCCGGGGCGCCGTCGGGGTGGCGCAGCGTGGTGAGGCCGGCCAGGAGGCGGGCGGTGAGCGCCGCGACGTGGCGGCGGACGGCGCCGGCGCCCAGCGCGCGGTGCCAGGCGGCGGCGGCCGTCACGTCGGGCAGGGCGAGGAAGGGCAGGGTGCCGTCCTCGAACCCCTCCGGCGGCGGGGCGGGCAGATGCCAGTCGGTGTGGGCGGACGACGCCCGCACGGTCCCGCCCGCGAACCAGGGCCGGCGCAGGGCGGCGAGGGCGTCGCGGCGGGCCACCAGGCAGCCCACGCCCGACGGGAACCCGGTGATCTTGTACCAGGACAGCGCGACGAAGTCCGCCGGGACCTCCGTCAGGTCGAGCGGCCCGGTCGGCAGGTACGCGGCGGCGTCGAGCAGCACCCGCCACCCCCCGGCGCCGCGCCTCGCCGGCCCACTCCAGCGGATGCCGCACGCCGGTCGCGTTGGACTGCGCCGGGAACGCGAACAGCCCCCGCCCGCCCGCGTCCAGACACGCCGTCACCGCCGCCGGATCCGTGCGGAAGTCGGGGCCCGGCGGCACGACCCGCACCGGCGCCCCCGCGCGCGCCGCGTAACGGCGCATCCCCAGTACCGAGTTGTGGTCGTCCCCGAGGAACGCGAGCGGCGCGCGCGGGCCGAACGGGAACGCCTCCGCGACCAGCCGCAGGGCCCCGGTCGCGTTGGCCGTGAAGACGACCGTGTACGCCTCGCGCGGGGCCCGGCAGAACGCCAGGACCGCCTCGCGGGCCTCCTCCACGAGCCGGGTCGAGGCGAGGGA encodes:
- a CDS encoding lysylphosphatidylglycerol synthase transmembrane domain-containing protein produces the protein MTVPLIAPRRVPVRQLLCLVPVALVAVVAVRHRDVLAEGFGHLHDAEWPWLLAAAGATCLTWVAAAVTRQGAVSQPLPRLRLLATQFAAGAANHLLPTGLGAGAVNLRFMTVCGVPLARSSAALALYLLAESVARVGLLAALLCAFPDALRLGALLPGTDAGPLLAAVAGGAAVVAGLLCLVRRLRAPVVTFLRAALTEARSVHTCPGRVLALWGGSLAFPALQAAGLVAVGRALELPVPALHMALAYLAATVAVALVPTPGGIGSVEAALVIALVAAGGPLALTTAVVLTYRVITVWVPLVPGAVALGALVRFKVI
- a CDS encoding aminotransferase class V-fold PLP-dependent enzyme, encoding MLLDAAAYLPTGPLDLTEVPADFVALSWYKITGFPSGVGCLVARRDALAALRRPWFAGGTVRASSAHTDWHLPAPPPEGFEDGTLPFLALPDVTAAAAWHRALGAGAVRRHVAALTARLLAGLTTLRHPDGAPAVRVLGPLTTDGRGPTVAFNLLRPDGTPLDERLLQRAAAGARVSLRTGCFCNPGVAEEANGMTPEVVRAALLRGAPADVDAYLAQLAVRAQGAVRASMGVGTNTRDVDRLVEVCAEVVAKGAWEEGEFGARVGC
- a CDS encoding ABC transporter ATP-binding protein, coding for METTAWAQLQSAMSARTGHGRPFDRETLRRIGAFARPHRRRIALFVALGMVTALLAVASPVLAGHVVDTIVSRGEPSVVVRLALLIAGIAILEAGLGVLGRRLSATLGEGLILDLRTAVFDHVQRMPVAFFTRTRTGALVSRLNNDVIGAQRAFSNTLSGVVSNLVTLVLTLAVMLTLSWQVTLLALALLPVFVIPARRMGARMAGMQREAATLNAAMGTRMTERFSAPGATLVKLFGRPEEESAQFAERAARVRDIGVRTATAQSVFITALTLVSALALALVYGLGGRLALGGTLEPGAVVSLALLLTRLYAPLTSLAGARVEVMSALVSFERVFEILDLKPLIEQKPDAVDLPAGPLSVEFDDVRFGYPAADRVSLASLEEVAALDTRGGVEVLHGLTFRAEPGRTVALVGSSGAGKSTVAQLLPRLYDVDSGAVRIGGVDVRDVSARSLRETVGMVTQDGHLFHDTVRANLLLAAPLATDAELWDALRRARLEALVHDLPDGLDTVVGERGYRLSGGERQRLTIARLLLARQRVVILDEATAHLDNTSEAAVQEALTEALADRTALVIAHRLSTVRAADLILVLEAGRIVEQGTHEGLLAAEGRYAQLYRTQFEGQQEDEAEADCFACEEAAV